The Opitutus sp. ER46 genome contains the following window.
GCGGCCAGACCGCCAGCCAGAGGTACCGCACGATCGCCTCACACTGGGTCAGGGCATACGCCCATGGCGTCACGAGTGCCGTGAAGCCTGCCGTTCCCCCTCGGCCACTCGTGCCCGCGACCAGCACCGCCAGCAGCACCCACGTCGCAGCCAGCCCGAGATAGAACCCCCGCCGCGCGCGCCACGCCGCGCCGAAGCTCCCCGCGACAAAGGTCCGGTCGTAGAGCAAAACCAGCAGTGGAGTCGCGACCGCCACCTCCTTGCTGGCCATCGCGCCGGCGCAGGCGATCACCGCGCCCACGGCCCAACCGCGGCGCCACGCGGGCGACCCACCTGCCGCCGCGCCGTCCACGGCCCGGACGAAGCAGTACAGGGTCAGCAGCACGCCCAGGCCCGCGAGCGCCTCCGCCCGCTGGACGATGTACGTCACCGACTCTGTCTGCAGCGGATGCAGCCCCCAGAGCCCGGCGACCAGGAAGCTAACCGTCAGGGCCGCGGGGTCGCCGCGTCGCGCCAGCGTTCGCCGCACGAGTCCGAACAGAGCAAGCGTGGCCCCAGCGTGAATTAGGAAGTTCGCGAGGTGATAGCTCCAGACCTCGTTCCCGCTGATCGCGTGATTCACCGCGAACGAGAGATTCACCAGCGGGCGGCCGCTCGTGGTGAGCCCACCGGGCTGTTGCGGCCAGACGACGTCGGTCAGCGGCCAGAGTCGCCGGAGGGTCGTGTTCTCGACGATGCTCGGCACGTCATCGAACACAAAGGGCGTCGTGAACGCATTGTGGTACGCCGCGAGCAACGCCAGCACCAGGCCTGCGCCCGCCGCCCAGAGGGCGCGGGACGAAACGGAACCAGCATGCGGAGCGGGGGCGTTCACAGCGGAGGAGGCAGCGGCGGGAAGGTGTGAGGTGAACCGAAATGCCGTCCTCCGGGAACAAAAAAGGCGGCTGCCCGGGGGCAGCCGCCTCGCAAGTCACAGGACGCTCAGATCAGAACGTGATCCGCATGCCGACCTTGATCTGCCAGCGGGACGCCTGGGTCTCGTCAGCGACGGTGGGCACGCCATCGAGCGTGTTGCTGTTGAAGTAATAGACGTACTTGTTCGCGGCGGCGTCGTACTCGGTACCGGCGACGCGGCGCTTGTACGTGAACGGCACTTCGTCGAGCAGGCCCCACTCGTCGTTGAGCAGGTTGAACAGGTTCATGATCTGGAAGTACGCCTCGGCGCGGACCCGGCGGAACACCGGGATCTGCTGCCGCAGGGTCAGGTCGACCGTCTGCGTCCAGGGCGAGCTCTCGCTGTTACGCGACAGGACCTGGCCGTAGTACTTGCTCAGCGTCGAGGTCTGGGCGAACGCGAAGAACGCGTCGCGCTCGGCCGTGTTCTTCCAGGTGACCTTCGAGTCATCCGGGCCCGTCGGCATGTAGAACAGGTCGTTGTCCGCGATGCCGTCGCCGTTGGCGTCACCCTTGAACACCCAGCTGTAGGGGTGGCCGGTGCGGCCCTCATAGACGAGGGTCAGCGTGGTGCGGGTGTCCTTGATCTTGAAGAAGTCGAACTGGCGGGTGTACTGCGCGACGATCTTGTCGCGGGCATTGGTGTTCGAGGTGGAGGCAACTTCCTCGTTCGGGTTGAACACGGCACGGGTCGTGTAGAGCGAGCCGGCCGTCGAGGAGGTCATCGGGCTGACTTCGGTCGCGTGACCGCGAGTCCAGGCAACGCTGGCGGCCCAGTGGTTCTTCATCGGGCGCCGCAGCGCGAGGGTGAAGTCGTGCGACTCACCCTTGCTCGTGTTGTTGATCCGATACACGTCGGCGAAGGTCGAAACGCGGCGACGGCCACCGGTGCTCGTCGAGGGCGTGCCCGTGATGTTCGGGGTGATCGTGCCGGCGTAACGGATACGACCGTCGGGCATGACCGTGCCAACCCCGGCTTCCTTGTAGTTCAGGAAGTCGATGAAGAGGCCTTTCTCGACCTGGGTCGCGGTCACCTCGGCGGTGGCGACCAGATTCCAGAACGGCAACTCGTGATCGACGGCCAGGTTGCCCTTCCAGATGGAGGGCATCTTGAAGCCGTCGGCGGTCAGGTTGATCGTTGGCGTCGGCGCAGTGCCCGCCGGGATCGGCTGCTTGGTCACATCAGGCTGGAACTGCAGCGTCGGCTGGAGCGTGCCGTTAGAGTTCTGACCATTCACGTTAACCGTGATCGAGCTGGCCGTGCCAGCGTTCTGGTAGGCGTTTGCCAGCCAGACAGCCGGATTGCGGCCCTGGAACAGGCCAACGCCACCGCGGACTTCGGTGCGGCGGGACGCCGGCACGCGATAGTTGAAGCCAAGGCGGGGAGCCAGGGTCGAGTTGCCGTCGATGGTGTAGTCGTTGCGAATGCCGAACGCCGCATCGAACGCCGCATTGTAGGGCGGCGCCTGGTCAACGGTCGGGATGTCATAGCGCAGGCCGCCGGTGAGAGTCAGGCGCTGCGTGGGCCGCCAGGTGTCCTGCAGCAGGAACGCGTAGGCATCGTAGGTCCAGCGGGCAAAGACATTGTCGATGGTGTAGCCAGCCAACGGCTGCGCATCGGTGTAGGACGTCGGCAGGCCAAGGAGGAAGTTTTCCACCGAGCTGCGGGCCGGAGTGGTGCCCCAAGCCTTGGTGCTGCGGAAGGTATAGCTGCCGTAGTAGGCTTGGAGGAAGCGGTTGTCGTACTTGGTCGAGTTAACCTCCGCACCCGCGGCAATGACGTGATTTCCCAGCGAATACTCGCCGGTGATCTTCGAGATCATCTCCTTCGTGTTCAGCTCGTTCAGCTGGCGGGAGAACTCGGTACCGAAGTTCAGGTAACCCGTCGCCGCCGCGCCGGTGTCTGTACGCGTGCCGGTCAGATCGCCAATGCCGACCGCCGGAAATGGCGTGCCGCGATTCTTCGGCGACGCATTGTAGTCGCTGCGGCTCCACGAAACCTCCGTGCGGAAGTCCGGAGTCCACTGGCTGAACAGCTGGGCGGTGTAGCTCTCGGTGGTGCGCGGGGTGTCGTACCAGTAGTTGCTGAGCGAGCTGCCGGAGGTGCTGGTGACACCGGAGAACACCGGGGTGGTGCCCTCGTTCTTGCGGTACGTGAAGCTCAGGCGGTGCTCCTTCGAGATGTTCCAGTCGATCTTGGCCAGGTAGGTCTTCTGCGTCGCGATGTTCTCCGCCCCGGCGAAGGAACCTGCGTCATAGCCCATCGACTTCACCTTCGCGAGCACCTGGTCGATCAGCGCGAGGGACTCGGCGCTGAACTTGAAGCCGGCGACCGGAGCCGAGGAGTCACGGCGGAAGTCGTCATAGCTGAAGAAGAAGAACAGGCGGTTCTTGAGGATCGGGCCGCCTACGGTCACGCCCCAACGGCGCTCTTCGAAATACTCCTTATCGCCGGTGCGGGGATTCTTCGCGCGCATGCCGTCGTCGGTGAACTCATAGTAGGCGGAACCCTCGTACCGGTTGGTGCCGCTCTTGGTCACGGCGTTCATCAGCGCGCCGGTGAAACCGGAGCGACGGACGTCGTAGGGATTCAGCTCGATGTTGAGAGCCTGCAGCGCTTCCAGCGGGATCGGGCCGCGGAGCGAGGACACGCCGTTGCTGTTCAGGCCGAACGGGTCGTTCGCTTCGACGCCGTCGATCAAGAACGAGTTGAAACGGAAATTCTGGCCCTGCGCGCTCAGCTGGCCGCCCTGGTCGAGCGAGGTCAGCAGCAGGCGCGAGTCGAGACGTGCGATGTCCTGCACGTCGCTGCGCATCGAGGCGAGATTCTGGATCTGCTCGTCGGTGAAGTTCGAGCCCGCGCCCATCCGGTTCGAATCGAACGCGGTGTCGCGCTCGCCGGTGACGCTGAACGCCTGCATCTTCACGATCTCGGTATCCAGCGGGAAGTTCACTTCCGCCGTCTGGCCCAGATCGAGGAACAGGTCGCGGCGCACTTCGCCGTTCGCCGTCACGGTGTACGGACCACCGATGCGGAGACCGGAGAAGTCGTACAGGCCGTTCGCACGCGTGACCGTCGTCACAGTCGTGTTCGACGGCTCGTGCACCAGGGTCACCGTGGCACCCGCCACTGGCGTCCCTTGTTTATTCGACACCGAGCCGCTCAGGGCCGCAGTCGTGATGCCCTGGCCAAACGCGGCAGAAGCGAATGCAAAGCTAAGCGCAAACAGCGCCGCCAGCACCCGCGTAATATGCGAGGATCGTTTCATGTGAGGTAGTTGTAGCTTGGTTCCGGTAGAGTGTCGGCGAACCCGACGGCACTTACGTAGGATGCGAGCGAATCGGGGAGGATTTTCGCAGTCAAGGACTACCTCCCCCCACGCCCGCATCGTCGCACACCCGTAACAGAAGCGCTGCGGGTGAGGTGCGACGGCGCGTCTTCAGCAACCCGCGCGCCACCCGGCCGCACCTTTGCGCGCGTCGCACCGTCGCGATGCATCTTGCACGGCGGCCCGCCAGGCGTCGCGCAGCCTGCACGAAACAACTCCCCGAGCAGGCGATGGGGAGAATTCCGGACGAAAATATAAACCTCATTAGACGCGCTGCTTACGTCTCCCCGCGACCGCTTGGCACGATCTGAGGTTAATGGGGGCCAGCTTCAAATCCGGCTACCCACAACCCACCCATACCATGACGTACTCCCCCCTTCCCACGCCCAAGACCAACCGCAGTGCCTCGGAGCGCGCCGCCCGCGCCGCCGCCTCGCAACAGGAAGCCGAATACGATGCCGAGCTGGTGCGACGCTTCAACGCCGGCGACGAGGAAGCGTTCGTCGAAATCATGAACCGCTATCGCGAGAAGATATTCTCCGTCGCGCTCGCGCTCCTGCGCAATCGCGCCGACGCCGAGGAGATCGCGCAGGACACCTTCATCCGCGCCCACCGCGGCCTTGGCCGCTTCCGCGGCGACTCCTCCCTCGCGACCTGGCTGCACCGCATCGCGGTCAATCTCGCCCGCAACCGGTACTGGTACTTTTTCCGCCGCCGCCGCCACGCCACGCTCTCCCTCGATTGCGCCCTGAGCGACGACAGCGAGGCAACGTTCGCCGACCTCGTGGCCACCAGCGCGCCCAACCCGGCGCGCGAGGCCGCCACCGACGAGTTCGCCCAGCTGGTCACCGTCTGCATGGAGAAACTCGACGCCCGCCACCGCGAGATCCTCACCCTGCGCAACCTGCTCAATCGTTCCTACGACGAGATCGCGCAGGCCCTCGGCATCAACGTGGGCACCGTCAAGAGCCGCATCGCCCGCGCCCGCGGCAATCTCCGCGCGCTCCTCGCCGAAGCCTGCCCGGAGTTCGCCCCCGACGCCGCGCCCGCCGACTGGTTCGAGCCCAACCGGTCCAACGGTCGCCTCGAAATCGCGAGCGCCTGACGCCGTCGCCGAAGCCCGCGCTCCGCGCTTCGACATCTCGCCAAGGCAGATTTCCCGGCACCCATGGCCGCGCCACCCGATGTGGCGCGGCCTCTTTTTTGTTTCCGCTTCGCCCGCGCCTTGCCTTCAGTCGCGCCCGTGCCTCGCCGCGCTCCCACTTCGCCCCGCGCCACCACCACCGCCAACGCCAAGCGCCCGCCGTCCTCGCCTCCTGCCCTGAAGGTCTCCGTCGCCGGTGCGCGGCGTTTTGTCCTGCACGCGACCGGACTCGACCAACCCTTTGCGAGCGTCGGCGCCGCCCTGACCCACCTTGGCTACGTGCAGATCGATCCGCTCAACATCTGCGGGCGCATGCACGACCTCATCCTCCGCCCCCGCGTCGCTGGCTACCGCGAGGGCGACCTCATGCGCCACCTCCACGGCGAAGCGGAGGCCGACACCCGCTCGCCCGCGCCCGATGCTCCGCCCCGGGTCGCCTTCGAACACCACCACCCCACCACCAATATCCTCGTCGCCTTTCCCCTCGAAGCCTGGCCCCACCTCCTCGGCGCCATGCAGGCTCGCACCCGGCTGACCAGCGCCTGGTCGGGTCGCCTCACCCCGCGCGAGCGCGAACTCGTCCCGCAACTGCTCGCCGAAATCGCCGCCCGCGGTCCGCTCAGCAGCGAAGACTTCGCTGACGATCGGCGCGCACATCGCCCCGTCTGGGGCAAGGCCTCGCTCGTCAAAAGCACGCTCCAGAAGCTCTTCTTTCACGGCCGAGTGCTCATCGGCCGCCGCCGCAACCAGCGCCGCCTCTACGATCTGCCCGAGCGCGTCCTCCCGCCCGCGGTGCTCGCCCAACCCGCCGCCACCCTGGCCGACACCAGCCGCTGGGTGGCCGAGCTCAAGCTCCGCCAGCGCCGGCTCGCCTGGCTGAAACGCGACGAGCGCCGCGGCATCGACGACCTCGTCCAAGAGGTCCACATCGCGGGCCTGCCGTCCCTCGCCTGCCTGCGCGACGATGTCCCGCTGCTTCAGGCCTGCGATGCCGCGGTCCGTGCTCCCGACGCCGAACCCGGCGCGGCCACGCCCGCGTCCGCCGTCCGCCTGCTCGCGCCGCTCGATCCCGTCATCTACGATCGCCGCGTCACCGCCGCCCTCTGGAACTTCGACTACACGTGGGAAGCCTACACGCCCGTGGCCAAGCGCGTGCGCGGCCATTACGCGTTGCCCGTTCTCGCCGGCACCGAACTGGTCGGCCATGTGGAACCGAAAGCCGATCGGGCGGCCGGGAAACTCGTCGTCGCCTCCCGTTCGGTCCGCCGCGGCTGTTCCACCCAGGGCGCACTCCGCGAGCTCGCCGGCTGGCTCGGACTCCGGTCCTGAGCCCGCGCCGCGAAACGCTCGCACCGGCTCGATCGCGCCGCCCGGTCAGGTCCGCGCCAACACCGCCGGGAGCAGCACCGGCGGCACTTCGCGCATCAACGCGTGCAGCCCGTCACCGTTCACCAACGCCAGCCGGTGCGACTCGGCATAGGCCGCCGCCTCCGGCCCAAAGCCGCCCGGGGCCACCACCCAGCCCTGCGCCACGCCGTCTGCCACCAGACTGCCAAAGACGTCTCGCAGCCGCCTCATCGGCACCGGATCGCGCCCCGGCAGGCAACACACCAGCACGCGCGGTTTCTCCTCCTGCTTCCGCCGTAGCTCGACATCCATGTCCCCGCCGAGCGGCCGCAAGTGCACCAGATAGCCGTCCGATTCGGCCAGCGCCGCCACCACCGCCCGCAACTTCTCGCGCGGCCAGTCGCGCATCTCCGCGATCGAGGGCATCCCGCCCGCCGCCGCATCGATCCGGTCGGCGATGATGAGCGTCGACTTGGCCTTGCGCGTCCGCGGCTTGCGCCACACCCACAACAACACCAGCGCCGCCGCGAGCGCCCCAACGGCCAGCGCCGCGACCACCAACTGCCAGGCGCTCCACAGCGCTGGCGCCGCGGGGGAAACTGCCGTGTCACCCGTGTCCGCGCCCCTTGCGCCGGCCTTCACCGCGGGCGCTGCCGCCACCGTGGCAGCGGGCTCAACGGGCTGCGGCTTCACCGGTTCCACGACCGACGGCATGGGCGCCGGCTCCGCCGCGGGTGCGGCCTCGGGCGGCGGCGCCGCCGGCGCCGCCTCCGCGGCCGCGGGCTCCGTCGCGGCGGCTCCCGGCTTGCGGGTGGACGCCGTCGGGGGCGGCGGCTTCGGTCGCGGGGGTGTCCAGGGAACGTCCTTCGAAAAGGTGACGCGCTCCACGCGACCGTTCTCCAAAATAACTTGGCCCTGTGGGTAATTGAGAATTTCGCGCGTGCCCGTCACCGCCGTGCCACTCGGCCAGCCGTACACACGCAACACGTCCTGCTTCGTGGCCCCCACCGCCACAAAGGGCCGGGGCGCCTCCTCTTCCGCGCGGCCCGTCGCCAGCGCCAGCGCAGCCAGCGCAACCAAAGCCGAATCACGGAGGGGCCGGGGGAGTCTCACGGGCACGTCCTTCCATCGCCACACGGACGACTTTTGGCAAGACCGGCCTGATTTCATCCTTTTCGCTGCCGGCTTCTCCGCTTTCCTCCGATCCTCCTCGCCTCCGCCCTCCTTCCCGCCTTTCTCCACCGCTCCTCGTGCCCGCCCTCCAGCAGTTGCTCAAGTCCACCTTCGGCTACGGCAGTTTTCGCCCGCTTCAGCGCGAAATCTGCGAAACGTCGCTCGCGGGCCGGGACGTGTTCGCGCTGCTCCCCACCGGCGGCGGCAAGTCGCTCTGCTTCCAACTGCCCGCCCTCGCGCGGCCCGGGCTCACCGTGGTCGTTTCGCCTCTGATCGCGCTTATGAAGGACCAGGTCGACGCCCTGCGCGCCAGCGGCGTCGCGGCCACGTTCATGAATTCCACCCTCGACGCCGACGAGTCCCGCGCGCGTTTTCGCGGCCTCCATCGGGGCGAGTTCAAGCTGCTCTACGTCGCGCCCGAGCGCTTGATGCTCGAGGGCTGGGCCGAGAACCTGCAGAAGTGGAACGTCTCCTGCCTCGCGATCGACGAGGCGCACTGCGTCTCCGAGTGGGGCCACGACTTCCGCCCCGAATACCGCCAGATCGCCCGGCTGCGCCAGCAGCTGCCCGACGTCCCCGTCATCGCCCTCACCGCCACCGCGACCGAGCGCGTCCGGGCCGACATCGTCACCCACCTGAAGCTCCGTGACCCGGCCATCTTCGTCGCCAGCTTCAACCGGCCCAACCTCACCTACCGCGTCGTCCCCAAGGACCAGCCGCTGAAGCAGATCATCGACTTCGTCCGGAAGCGCGAAAGCGAGTGCGGCATCATCTACTGCGCCACCCGCGCCACCACCGAACGCGTGGCCGAGGCGCTCGCCGGCCGGGGCTTCGCCGCCCGGGCGTATCATGCGGGCCTCGACGCCGACGAGCGCGCACGCAACCAGGAGGCGTTCCTCCGCGATGACACCCGCATCGTGTGCGCGACCATCGCGTTCGGCATGGGCATCAACAAGCCGAACGTCCGCTGGATCATCCACCACGACCTGCCCAAGAACATCGAGGGGTACTACCAGGAGACCGGCCGCGCCGGGCGCGACGGGTTGCCCGGCGACTGCCTCCTGCTGTTCAGCGGCGGCGACATCGCGAAGCAGACGCACTTCATCGACGAGATCACCGCCGAGGCCGAGCAGAAGGTCGCCCGCGCGCAGTTGCGCCAGATGGTGCAGTACGCCGAGAGCGCCGGCTGCCGCCGCCACGAGCTGCTCGCCTACTTCGGCGAGACGTTCCCGTTGGATAACTGCGGCGCCTGCGACAACTGCCTCGAGCCGCGCGAGACCTACGACGGCACGGTCGTCGCCCAGAAGTTCCTCTCCTGCATCTACCGCATCCGGCAGAATAGCGGGTTCACCGTCGGCATGAACCACCTCATCGAGGTGCTCACCGGCGCCGACACCGAAAAGATCCGCCGCTGGGGGCACGACCGGCTCACCACTTACGGCATCGGCGGCGAGCTCTCCCGGCCGCAGTGGGCCGCCGTCGGCCGCGAACTCCTGCGCCTCGGCTACGTCGCCGTCGCCGAGGGCGAGTTCGCCACGCTCGACGTCACCGACGAGGGCATGAACGTCCTGCGCACGCGCGAGCCGATCACGCTCACCAAGCCCATGGTCATGCCCAAGGCGCGGCGCGTGTCCACCCGGCGCGAGGGCGACATCGAATGCGACGAGCTGCTGTTCAACCGGCTGCGCGGCGTGCGCAAGGAACTCGCCGACGAGCGCGGCGTGCCCGCCTACATCGTATTCGGCGACAACACGCTGCGCGCCATGGCCCGCTCCTACCCGACGACGGTGGACGCCATGGAGGGCATCCCCGGCATCGGCGAGAAGAAGCGCGCCGAGTTCGGCGAAACCTTCGCCGACGCC
Protein-coding sequences here:
- a CDS encoding carboxypeptidase regulatory-like domain-containing protein; this translates as MKRSSHITRVLAALFALSFAFASAAFGQGITTAALSGSVSNKQGTPVAGATVTLVHEPSNTTVTTVTRANGLYDFSGLRIGGPYTVTANGEVRRDLFLDLGQTAEVNFPLDTEIVKMQAFSVTGERDTAFDSNRMGAGSNFTDEQIQNLASMRSDVQDIARLDSRLLLTSLDQGGQLSAQGQNFRFNSFLIDGVEANDPFGLNSNGVSSLRGPIPLEALQALNIELNPYDVRRSGFTGALMNAVTKSGTNRYEGSAYYEFTDDGMRAKNPRTGDKEYFEERRWGVTVGGPILKNRLFFFFSYDDFRRDSSAPVAGFKFSAESLALIDQVLAKVKSMGYDAGSFAGAENIATQKTYLAKIDWNISKEHRLSFTYRKNEGTTPVFSGVTSTSGSSLSNYWYDTPRTTESYTAQLFSQWTPDFRTEVSWSRSDYNASPKNRGTPFPAVGIGDLTGTRTDTGAAATGYLNFGTEFSRQLNELNTKEMISKITGEYSLGNHVIAAGAEVNSTKYDNRFLQAYYGSYTFRSTKAWGTTPARSSVENFLLGLPTSYTDAQPLAGYTIDNVFARWTYDAYAFLLQDTWRPTQRLTLTGGLRYDIPTVDQAPPYNAAFDAAFGIRNDYTIDGNSTLAPRLGFNYRVPASRRTEVRGGVGLFQGRNPAVWLANAYQNAGTASSITVNVNGQNSNGTLQPTLQFQPDVTKQPIPAGTAPTPTINLTADGFKMPSIWKGNLAVDHELPFWNLVATAEVTATQVEKGLFIDFLNYKEAGVGTVMPDGRIRYAGTITPNITGTPSTSTGGRRRVSTFADVYRINNTSKGESHDFTLALRRPMKNHWAASVAWTRGHATEVSPMTSSTAGSLYTTRAVFNPNEEVASTSNTNARDKIVAQYTRQFDFFKIKDTRTTLTLVYEGRTGHPYSWVFKGDANGDGIADNDLFYMPTGPDDSKVTWKNTAERDAFFAFAQTSTLSKYYGQVLSRNSESSPWTQTVDLTLRQQIPVFRRVRAEAYFQIMNLFNLLNDEWGLLDEVPFTYKRRVAGTEYDAAANKYVYYFNSNTLDGVPTVADETQASRWQIKVGMRITF
- a CDS encoding sigma-70 family RNA polymerase sigma factor — translated: MTYSPLPTPKTNRSASERAARAAASQQEAEYDAELVRRFNAGDEEAFVEIMNRYREKIFSVALALLRNRADAEEIAQDTFIRAHRGLGRFRGDSSLATWLHRIAVNLARNRYWYFFRRRRHATLSLDCALSDDSEATFADLVATSAPNPAREAATDEFAQLVTVCMEKLDARHREILTLRNLLNRSYDEIAQALGINVGTVKSRIARARGNLRALLAEACPEFAPDAAPADWFEPNRSNGRLEIASA
- a CDS encoding crosslink repair DNA glycosylase YcaQ family protein gives rise to the protein MPRRAPTSPRATTTANAKRPPSSPPALKVSVAGARRFVLHATGLDQPFASVGAALTHLGYVQIDPLNICGRMHDLILRPRVAGYREGDLMRHLHGEAEADTRSPAPDAPPRVAFEHHHPTTNILVAFPLEAWPHLLGAMQARTRLTSAWSGRLTPRERELVPQLLAEIAARGPLSSEDFADDRRAHRPVWGKASLVKSTLQKLFFHGRVLIGRRRNQRRLYDLPERVLPPAVLAQPAATLADTSRWVAELKLRQRRLAWLKRDERRGIDDLVQEVHIAGLPSLACLRDDVPLLQACDAAVRAPDAEPGAATPASAVRLLAPLDPVIYDRRVTAALWNFDYTWEAYTPVAKRVRGHYALPVLAGTELVGHVEPKADRAAGKLVVASRSVRRGCSTQGALRELAGWLGLRS
- a CDS encoding restriction endonuclease, with amino-acid sequence MVALAALALATGRAEEEAPRPFVAVGATKQDVLRVYGWPSGTAVTGTREILNYPQGQVILENGRVERVTFSKDVPWTPPRPKPPPPTASTRKPGAAATEPAAAEAAPAAPPPEAAPAAEPAPMPSVVEPVKPQPVEPAATVAAAPAVKAGARGADTGDTAVSPAAPALWSAWQLVVAALAVGALAAALVLLWVWRKPRTRKAKSTLIIADRIDAAAGGMPSIAEMRDWPREKLRAVVAALAESDGYLVHLRPLGGDMDVELRRKQEEKPRVLVCCLPGRDPVPMRRLRDVFGSLVADGVAQGWVVAPGGFGPEAAAYAESHRLALVNGDGLHALMREVPPVLLPAVLART
- the recQ gene encoding DNA helicase RecQ, producing MPALQQLLKSTFGYGSFRPLQREICETSLAGRDVFALLPTGGGKSLCFQLPALARPGLTVVVSPLIALMKDQVDALRASGVAATFMNSTLDADESRARFRGLHRGEFKLLYVAPERLMLEGWAENLQKWNVSCLAIDEAHCVSEWGHDFRPEYRQIARLRQQLPDVPVIALTATATERVRADIVTHLKLRDPAIFVASFNRPNLTYRVVPKDQPLKQIIDFVRKRESECGIIYCATRATTERVAEALAGRGFAARAYHAGLDADERARNQEAFLRDDTRIVCATIAFGMGINKPNVRWIIHHDLPKNIEGYYQETGRAGRDGLPGDCLLLFSGGDIAKQTHFIDEITAEAEQKVARAQLRQMVQYAESAGCRRHELLAYFGETFPLDNCGACDNCLEPRETYDGTVVAQKFLSCIYRIRQNSGFTVGMNHLIEVLTGADTEKIRRWGHDRLTTYGIGGELSRPQWAAVGRELLRLGYVAVAEGEFATLDVTDEGMNVLRTREPITLTKPMVMPKARRVSTRREGDIECDELLFNRLRGVRKELADERGVPAYIVFGDNTLRAMARSYPTTVDAMEGIPGIGEKKRAEFGETFADAIAEYLENNPRIAF